The following nucleotide sequence is from Nitrospira sp..
TCCAAGAAGGAACCAATTGGTATGTCGAGGTGGGGCAGCGTTACGCACGAGACGGCTCGCGGGTACGGAGAGGGGATATTTGGAATGCCATTTCGTTCAATGAAGTGTTTGCTCCGGCCAATGGAATCCTGTTTGCCACGATGGGCGGCGCGTTCCGCACTCCTTGGGGATGGACCTTCGGGGCAAAGGCCTATTATGACCTCGAAAGCGGACTAGTTCCGGAAGTGGATACGGTTGCGCTCTATCAGAATCCATGCAAGTGTTGGTCTGTGGGGTTTTATTTTTTAAAATTCCCGGACCGCGAGCAGTACAGCTTCATGTTGAGCCTCACTGGGATCGGCTGGACCGAGGATTCCGGGACGCGTGTGATACGGACTCTCTTGAGCCCGCTTCTGTGGGGTGAGCGTGGTCTTCCTTGGGCGGCGCCGGGTGGTCCCTATGGCCTGCCTCCGCAGGCTGCGGAAACGGGCGACACCTTGCCCGGAGCTCAAACCAGCCGATGACCGTATTTGACAGTAAAAACAATGGTGGGGTACGATGCCGAAGTTGGTGCGTGTTCATGATCTCAACCTTGAAGGAGGGCGCAGACGTGGCTGGTGATGCCTTGAAAGTCGAAGATTCCACCTGGGATGCCGAAGTTATGAAGGCTTCCGAACTTGTCATGGTCGATTTTTGGGCTGTGTGGTGCGGCCCCTGCCAAATGGTGGCTCCCATCGTCGACGAATTGGCCCAGGAATATGCCGGAAAGCTCAAAGTTCGAAAGCTAAACACCGATGAGAATCCAGAGGTTGCGG
It contains:
- the trxA gene encoding thioredoxin; translation: MAGDALKVEDSTWDAEVMKASELVMVDFWAVWCGPCQMVAPIVDELAQEYAGKLKVRKLNTDENPEVAGRYQVMSIPTILFFKNGQQVEKLVGARPKRQFKEMIDSLLVQHAGTA